The following proteins come from a genomic window of Paracoccus sp. MBLB3053:
- a CDS encoding TRAP transporter small permease, producing the protein MVRAAINLFYRLLDVLLCVLIGGMALMVFVNVVLRYAMNSGIPVTEELSRFFFVWLTFIGAVVAHRHNLHMGMETFVAMLGRKGRMLAMGLSDLLIIGCSAVLFIGTWKQLPINMSMSAPVSGIPMGWVYGTGLFTATCIILITLERFLRLLTGKVSDAEIAAFAGERHSVEELSERAL; encoded by the coding sequence ATGGTCAGGGCAGCAATCAACCTGTTTTACCGCCTGCTTGACGTGCTGCTCTGCGTCCTGATCGGGGGCATGGCGCTGATGGTCTTCGTCAACGTCGTTCTTCGCTATGCGATGAATTCGGGCATCCCCGTCACCGAGGAATTGTCGCGTTTCTTCTTCGTATGGCTGACCTTCATCGGCGCGGTGGTCGCGCATCGTCACAATCTGCATATGGGCATGGAAACCTTTGTCGCCATGCTTGGTCGCAAGGGCCGGATGCTTGCGATGGGGCTGTCTGACCTCTTGATCATCGGCTGTTCGGCGGTCCTGTTCATCGGCACATGGAAGCAGCTTCCGATCAACATGAGCATGTCCGCCCCGGTATCCGGCATACCAATGGGATGGGTCTACGGGACCGGGCTGTTCACGGCCACCTGCATCATTCTCATCACGCTCGAACGCTTTCTGCGGCTCTTGACCGGCAAGGTTTCGGACGCTGAGATTGCCGCCTTCGCGGGTGAGCGGCACAGCGTCGAAGAACTCTCGGAGCGCGCTCTATGA
- a CDS encoding fumarylacetoacetate hydrolase family protein — translation MTSTQVLTAAGILPEDADRAILVGRVWSDAAGGPCPVILRNERVLDLSGISATVSGLLEFDDLLDRLGTPDLPDLGHLDAFLNGEAGRLLAPVDLQSIKAAGVTFADSMLERVIEEQARGDAGHAEEIRARLAPVIGENLRGVQAGSEKAQQVKTLLQEMGLWSQYLEVGIGPDAEIFTKAQPLSSVGCGDKVGLHPISEWNNPEPEVVLVTRSDGRIIGATLGNDVNLRDVEGRSALLLGKAKDNNASCSIGPFIRLFDTDFTLDVLEKAVVSLLVQGEDGFVMNGESPMEAISRKPANLVAQMRNRSHQYPDGAVLFLGTMFAPVKDRRGKGQGFTHEMGDRVEISTPRLGRLVNWVDRSDACPEWDFGARELLRNLVKRGLAERI, via the coding sequence TTGACTTCGACGCAAGTATTGACGGCTGCCGGGATTCTGCCGGAAGATGCCGATCGAGCCATCCTTGTCGGACGTGTGTGGTCCGATGCCGCAGGTGGCCCATGTCCGGTGATCCTGAGAAACGAACGCGTTCTCGACCTGAGCGGAATTTCCGCGACCGTGTCGGGGTTGCTCGAATTCGACGACCTGCTCGACCGTCTCGGCACGCCCGATCTTCCAGATCTGGGCCATCTCGACGCGTTCCTGAACGGCGAGGCAGGCCGCCTGCTTGCTCCGGTCGATCTGCAATCGATCAAGGCCGCAGGCGTCACGTTCGCCGATAGCATGCTGGAACGCGTGATCGAAGAGCAGGCACGCGGTGACGCTGGTCATGCCGAGGAAATCCGTGCCCGTCTTGCCCCGGTGATCGGGGAAAACCTGCGTGGCGTACAAGCAGGGTCCGAGAAGGCACAGCAGGTCAAGACCCTGCTGCAAGAAATGGGTCTCTGGTCGCAATATCTCGAAGTCGGGATCGGCCCGGACGCAGAGATCTTCACGAAGGCCCAGCCGCTTTCGTCGGTCGGTTGCGGCGACAAGGTTGGCCTGCACCCGATCTCGGAATGGAACAACCCCGAGCCGGAAGTGGTTCTGGTCACCCGCTCGGACGGTCGGATCATCGGCGCGACACTCGGCAATGACGTGAACCTGCGCGATGTCGAAGGCCGCTCGGCGCTGCTGCTGGGCAAGGCCAAGGACAACAATGCGTCCTGCTCGATCGGGCCGTTCATCCGCCTGTTCGACACAGACTTCACCCTTGATGTGCTGGAAAAGGCCGTCGTTTCGCTGCTCGTCCAGGGCGAGGACGGCTTCGTCATGAACGGCGAAAGTCCCATGGAAGCGATCAGCCGCAAGCCGGCGAACCTGGTGGCGCAGATGCGCAACCGCTCGCATCAATATCCCGATGGCGCTGTTCTGTTTCTGGGCACGATGTTTGCCCCGGTCAAGGACCGCCGCGGCAAGGGCCAGGGCTTCACCCACGAAATGGGCGACCGGGTCGAGATCTCGACGCCGCGCCTGGGTCGGCTGGTCAATTGGGTAGATCGCTCGGATGCATGCCCCGAATGGGATTTCGGCGCGCGCGAACTGCTGCGCAACCTCGTGAAGCGCGGCCTGGCTGAAAGGATCTGA
- a CDS encoding FadR/GntR family transcriptional regulator: MAQGFRQISRNEHLPARIAAQFAQLIHKGTIKPGDKLPTEHSMAQTFGVSRTVVREAIAQLRNEGLVETRQGVGAFVVERQARHIRLGDGGLMDNHAFQDLFQLRVPLEIEAAGLAALNHTEEQMGLLEEALLRMSASDDWNTEGVAADLEFHRIIALATGNDYFDQFISAIADRVGHVIIAAREQIMLDEIKSITIEEHGAIRDAIHARDPIAARQAMRSHLKGSASRVGLQLKFFI; encoded by the coding sequence ATGGCTCAAGGATTTAGACAGATTTCGCGCAACGAACACCTGCCCGCGCGAATCGCGGCGCAATTTGCGCAACTCATTCACAAGGGAACGATCAAGCCCGGCGACAAGCTTCCGACCGAGCACTCGATGGCGCAGACTTTCGGCGTCAGCCGCACGGTGGTTCGCGAGGCGATTGCCCAGCTTCGAAATGAAGGCCTCGTCGAAACGCGTCAGGGGGTCGGCGCTTTCGTGGTGGAACGACAAGCCCGGCATATTCGACTTGGCGATGGCGGTCTGATGGACAATCACGCCTTCCAGGACCTGTTTCAGCTGCGCGTACCGCTGGAGATCGAGGCCGCTGGTCTGGCAGCGCTGAACCATACGGAAGAGCAAATGGGGCTGCTGGAGGAGGCGCTGCTTCGCATGTCCGCATCCGACGACTGGAATACCGAGGGCGTGGCGGCGGACCTGGAGTTTCATCGCATCATCGCTTTGGCGACAGGGAACGATTATTTCGACCAGTTCATCAGCGCGATTGCCGATCGGGTAGGTCATGTCATCATCGCGGCACGAGAACAGATCATGCTGGACGAAATCAAGTCGATCACGATTGAGGAACATGGCGCGATCCGTGATGCAATTCACGCCCGCGATCCCATAGCCGCGCGCCAGGCAATGCGGTCACACCTGAAAGGCTCGGCGAGTCGCGTCGGTCTGCAGTTGAAATTCTTTATCTAG
- a CDS encoding FAD-binding oxidoreductase: protein MDRQLEEAGFAASEAGQNGFSEALRNALGADLVLTGDETARYCSDWHGDVQCRAEAVLRPRTTEEVSACVRAAATLGLGIVPQGGNTGLVLGGVPDTPVAVVVLSLERMTRIRQIDPDDFSAVVEAGVMLETFKDEVSKAGLFFPLALGAQGSCQIGGNVSTNAGGVNVLRYGMTRELVLGLEVVLPDGSVFSGLSQLRKDNRGIDLKQLFIGAEGTLGIITAVSVKLLPRPEQVATALLALESLDDAIRLYRRARHQCCDLMSAFEFMPPLALRLAQEGIPDLQLPMDADHSAYVLMEISGSGLVDIDDLMARFLEQVMEDGLVIDGVLAQSQAQAQNIWLIREGMNEGQAKRGKHLRTDVSVPLSKLAEFVAEAEAAVASEMPDAICVSYGHVGDGNVHLNVLPDFEAGSAAIDAQILKAKKIVNSVLDRYKGSISAEHGIGRLKKPDFDTRLPDTHRQLLTAIKRAVDPHWTMNPGCQIDRT, encoded by the coding sequence ATGGATCGTCAGTTGGAGGAAGCCGGTTTCGCGGCAAGCGAAGCGGGTCAGAACGGATTTTCAGAAGCGCTGCGCAATGCACTTGGCGCCGATCTCGTCCTGACCGGCGATGAGACCGCACGCTATTGCAGCGACTGGCACGGCGACGTTCAATGCCGCGCCGAAGCGGTTCTTCGCCCCCGCACCACGGAAGAGGTCTCGGCATGTGTTCGGGCCGCCGCCACCCTGGGGCTGGGGATCGTGCCGCAGGGAGGCAATACTGGCCTTGTTCTGGGTGGTGTCCCTGACACGCCCGTAGCGGTCGTCGTTCTCAGCCTCGAGCGCATGACGCGGATCAGGCAGATCGATCCGGACGACTTCTCGGCTGTCGTCGAGGCCGGCGTGATGCTCGAGACATTCAAGGACGAGGTGTCGAAGGCCGGGCTTTTCTTCCCCTTGGCGCTTGGTGCCCAAGGCAGTTGTCAGATCGGGGGCAACGTATCGACAAACGCAGGCGGCGTGAACGTGCTTCGCTACGGGATGACTCGCGAGCTGGTGTTGGGTCTTGAAGTGGTTCTGCCGGACGGTTCGGTCTTCAGCGGCCTGTCACAGCTTCGCAAGGATAATCGCGGCATTGATCTCAAACAGCTCTTCATCGGAGCAGAAGGCACGCTTGGCATCATCACCGCCGTTTCGGTCAAGCTTCTGCCACGTCCCGAGCAGGTCGCGACCGCCCTTCTCGCGCTTGAGTCGCTCGACGACGCGATCAGGCTTTACCGGCGCGCCCGGCATCAGTGCTGTGATCTCATGTCGGCATTCGAATTCATGCCGCCACTTGCGCTGCGTCTTGCGCAGGAGGGCATCCCGGACCTTCAGCTTCCGATGGATGCCGATCACTCCGCTTACGTCCTTATGGAAATTTCGGGCTCGGGTCTTGTCGACATCGACGATCTGATGGCGCGATTCCTGGAACAGGTGATGGAGGACGGCCTGGTGATCGATGGTGTTCTCGCCCAATCCCAGGCGCAGGCCCAGAATATCTGGCTGATCCGCGAGGGGATGAACGAAGGCCAGGCCAAGCGCGGCAAGCACCTGCGCACCGATGTTTCCGTGCCTCTTTCGAAGCTTGCAGAATTCGTCGCCGAGGCCGAAGCCGCCGTCGCAAGTGAAATGCCTGACGCAATCTGCGTCTCATATGGGCATGTCGGTGATGGCAACGTGCACCTGAACGTGCTGCCGGATTTCGAAGCGGGAAGCGCCGCGATCGACGCCCAGATCCTGAAGGCCAAGAAGATCGTGAATTCCGTTCTGGACAGATACAAAGGCTCCATCAGTGCCGAGCATGGCATTGGCAGGCTGAAGAAACCCGATTTCGACACGAGACTGCCCGATACCCATCGCCAGCTTCTGACGGCAATCAAGCGGGCGGTCGATCCCCACTGGACGATGAATCCGGGCTGCCAGATAGACCGGACCTGA
- the denD gene encoding D-erythronate dehydrogenase, which yields MHILIIGAAGMVGRKLTQRLVADGGFNDQTLEALTLVDVFQPASPEGFTGKVNSLTADLSDAGTAEKLIATRPDVIYHLAAIVSGEAELDFEKGYRINLDGTRALFEAIRLAQKEDGYRPRVVFASSIAVVGAPLPFPIPDDFHTTPLTSYGTQKAMSELLLADYSRRGFFDGIGIRLPTICIRPGKPNAAASGFFSNILREPLVGQEAVLPVPEEIRHWHTSPRSAVGFMLHAASIDVNVVGPRRNLSMPGLSATVGEQIEALRRVAGEKAVRLIRREPDDMIIRMCEGWAPGFEARRARELGFTAEDSFDEIIRVHIEDELGGQL from the coding sequence ATGCATATCCTGATCATTGGTGCGGCCGGAATGGTGGGTCGCAAACTGACGCAACGGCTGGTTGCCGATGGTGGCTTCAACGATCAGACCCTCGAAGCGCTCACGCTGGTCGATGTGTTCCAGCCTGCAAGCCCCGAGGGATTCACGGGCAAGGTCAACAGCCTGACCGCCGATCTGTCGGATGCGGGCACGGCCGAAAAGCTGATCGCGACTCGTCCTGATGTGATCTACCATCTTGCCGCCATCGTCTCGGGCGAGGCCGAGCTTGATTTCGAAAAAGGCTATCGCATCAACCTCGACGGCACCCGCGCCCTGTTCGAGGCGATCCGCCTTGCGCAAAAGGAAGACGGATACCGTCCGCGCGTCGTCTTCGCTTCGTCCATCGCGGTCGTCGGCGCACCCCTGCCTTTCCCGATTCCCGACGATTTCCACACCACGCCGCTGACCAGCTATGGCACCCAGAAAGCCATGAGCGAGCTGCTTCTGGCCGACTATTCCCGCCGTGGCTTCTTTGACGGCATCGGCATCCGACTCCCCACGATCTGCATCCGTCCCGGCAAGCCGAATGCGGCGGCCTCGGGCTTCTTCTCGAACATCCTGCGAGAGCCGCTGGTGGGGCAAGAGGCGGTATTGCCGGTTCCTGAAGAGATCCGACATTGGCACACTTCGCCGCGGTCTGCTGTGGGCTTCATGCTGCATGCCGCGTCGATCGACGTGAATGTCGTGGGCCCGCGCCGCAACCTTTCGATGCCGGGTCTGAGCGCGACGGTGGGCGAACAGATCGAGGCCCTGCGCCGTGTTGCCGGGGAAAAAGCCGTCCGCCTGATTCGTCGCGAACCCGATGACATGATCATCCGCATGTGTGAAGGCTGGGCTCCCGGCTTTGAGGCCAGGCGCGCCCGCGAACTGGGCTTCACGGCTGAAGACAGTTTCGACGAGATCATCCGCGTCCATATCGAGGACGAGCTGGGCGGCCAGCTATGA
- a CDS encoding NAD(P)-dependent oxidoreductase: protein MNIAFLGTGLMGAPMARRLLGAGFRVTVWNRAAEKAQALEAAGAIVAADPASAAAGSDVVFTMLSDGQAVADVLFARGVAQAMRAGAVLVDTSSIAPEIARDHSARLREIGIAHVDCPVSGGVVGAEAGTLALMAGGDADVIAQITDIFAPLGRLTHVGPSGAGQVCKLANQQIVAVTIGAVAEAMMLVQAGGADREKFRDAIRGGFAESRILELHGGRMVRRDFAPGGPSRLQLKDLNAVSDLAQATGLKLPLTAAVRDEFTQFVAAGHGDTDHSGLLLHLEGMNAGLPVEESK from the coding sequence ATGAACATCGCATTCCTGGGCACCGGGCTGATGGGGGCACCCATGGCGCGCCGGCTACTTGGTGCGGGTTTTCGGGTGACCGTCTGGAACCGGGCGGCGGAAAAAGCGCAAGCCCTGGAAGCCGCGGGAGCGATTGTCGCGGCTGACCCGGCCAGCGCGGCGGCGGGTTCCGACGTGGTTTTTACCATGCTTTCCGATGGTCAAGCCGTGGCAGATGTCCTTTTCGCGCGCGGTGTCGCCCAGGCGATGCGCGCTGGCGCCGTCCTGGTCGATACCTCTTCGATCGCCCCGGAAATTGCGCGGGATCATTCTGCCCGGTTGAGGGAAATTGGGATCGCCCATGTCGACTGCCCGGTCTCCGGAGGAGTGGTCGGTGCCGAAGCCGGCACGCTTGCACTGATGGCCGGGGGCGATGCCGATGTGATCGCGCAAATCACGGATATCTTCGCGCCTCTGGGCCGGCTGACCCATGTCGGGCCATCGGGCGCCGGTCAGGTCTGCAAACTTGCGAACCAGCAGATCGTCGCGGTCACCATCGGCGCGGTCGCGGAGGCTATGATGCTGGTTCAGGCGGGCGGCGCGGATCGCGAGAAGTTCCGCGATGCCATCCGGGGCGGTTTCGCAGAAAGCCGGATCCTGGAATTGCATGGCGGCAGGATGGTTCGGCGCGACTTCGCGCCGGGCGGACCTTCGCGATTGCAGCTCAAGGATCTGAACGCGGTTTCTGATCTTGCCCAGGCGACGGGACTGAAACTGCCCTTGACAGCAGCGGTGCGAGATGAATTCACCCAATTCGTCGCCGCAGGTCACGGTGATACGGATCACAGCGGATTGCTGTTGCATCTGGAGGGAATGAACGCAGGACTGCCTGTGGAGGAAAGCAAATGA
- a CDS encoding IlvD/Edd family dehydratase: protein MTSDHQPTRRLRSQDWFDNPDHADMTALYLERFMNYGTTPEELRSGKPIIGIAQSGSDLNPCNRHHLDLAKRVRDGIRDAGGIPIEFPSHPLFENCKRPTAALDRNLAYMGLVELLYGYPFDGVVLTTGCDKTTPSALMAAATVDIPAIVLSGGPMLDGWHDGELVGSGTVIWRSRRKYAAGEITREEFLDAALDSAPSVGHCNTMGTASTMNAIAEALGMSLTGCAAIPAAYRQRGQMAYRTGRRAVELVLEDIRPSHILTREAFLNAIRVNSAIGGSTNAQPHIMAMAKHAGADLRPEDWQAHGYDIPLLANVQPAGAYLGERFHRAGGVPAIMWELLQAGKLDGSVPTVTGATMAENLEGREASDREVIKPYADPMMERAGFFVLKGNLFDFAIMKTSVISADFRARYLSEPGREGIFEGKAFVFDGSEDYHARINDPALEIDERSILVIRGAGPLGWPGSAEVVNMQPPDRLLKRGITSLPTIGDGRQSGTADSPSILNASPESAAGGGLAWIRTGDVIRLDLNSGTCDMLVDETEIARRKMDSIPPVPPSRTPWQRIYRETVTQLEDGATIRGAEDFQRISTTPPRHNH, encoded by the coding sequence ATGACATCGGATCATCAGCCAACGCGCCGCCTGCGCTCGCAGGATTGGTTTGACAACCCCGACCATGCGGACATGACCGCGCTCTATCTCGAGCGGTTCATGAATTACGGCACCACGCCGGAAGAACTGCGTTCGGGCAAGCCGATCATCGGCATCGCGCAATCGGGCAGCGACCTGAACCCCTGCAACCGCCACCACCTGGATCTGGCCAAGCGCGTGCGCGACGGCATCCGCGATGCGGGTGGCATCCCGATCGAGTTCCCCTCGCATCCGCTGTTCGAGAACTGCAAGCGCCCGACCGCCGCGCTGGACCGCAACCTGGCGTATATGGGCCTGGTCGAACTGCTTTACGGCTATCCTTTCGACGGCGTCGTGCTGACCACGGGCTGCGACAAGACCACACCCTCGGCGCTGATGGCGGCGGCCACGGTGGACATCCCGGCGATCGTGCTGTCGGGCGGGCCGATGCTCGACGGCTGGCATGATGGCGAGCTGGTGGGCTCGGGCACGGTGATCTGGCGCTCGCGCCGGAAATATGCGGCCGGCGAAATCACGCGCGAAGAGTTCCTCGACGCCGCGCTCGACAGCGCTCCCTCGGTCGGCCATTGCAACACCATGGGGACGGCCTCGACGATGAACGCCATTGCCGAGGCGCTCGGCATGTCGCTGACCGGCTGCGCCGCGATCCCGGCTGCCTATCGACAGCGCGGCCAGATGGCCTATCGTACCGGCCGCCGCGCGGTCGAACTGGTGCTGGAAGACATCCGGCCGTCGCATATCCTGACGCGCGAAGCCTTCCTGAACGCGATCCGGGTGAACTCGGCCATCGGCGGCTCGACCAATGCCCAGCCCCATATCATGGCGATGGCCAAGCATGCCGGGGCCGATCTGCGCCCCGAGGACTGGCAGGCGCATGGCTATGACATTCCTCTGCTGGCAAACGTCCAGCCCGCTGGCGCCTATCTGGGCGAGCGTTTCCACCGCGCGGGCGGCGTTCCGGCCATCATGTGGGAACTGCTGCAGGCCGGGAAGCTCGACGGCAGCGTCCCGACCGTGACCGGCGCGACCATGGCCGAGAACCTTGAAGGCCGCGAGGCGAGCGACCGCGAGGTCATCAAGCCCTATGCCGACCCGATGATGGAGCGCGCGGGCTTCTTCGTGCTGAAGGGCAACCTCTTCGATTTCGCGATCATGAAGACCTCGGTGATTTCCGCCGACTTCAGGGCGCGTTACTTGTCGGAACCGGGCCGCGAAGGCATCTTCGAGGGCAAGGCCTTCGTCTTCGACGGCTCCGAGGATTACCATGCCCGGATCAACGATCCGGCGCTGGAGATCGACGAGCGTTCGATCCTGGTCATTCGCGGCGCGGGTCCGCTGGGCTGGCCGGGCTCGGCCGAGGTGGTGAACATGCAGCCGCCGGATCGCCTTCTTAAGCGCGGAATCACCAGCCTTCCGACGATCGGTGACGGACGGCAATCGGGCACGGCGGACAGCCCCTCGATCCTGAATGCCTCACCCGAAAGCGCGGCTGGCGGCGGTCTCGCATGGATCCGCACGGGCGACGTGATCCGGCTGGATCTCAACTCGGGCACCTGCGACATGCTGGTGGATGAAACCGAGATTGCGCGCCGCAAGATGGATAGCATCCCACCGGTCCCGCCCTCGCGCACCCCATGGCAGCGGATTTATCGCGAGACGGTCACGCAGCTTGAAGATGGGGCCACGATCCGCGGTGCCGAAGACTTCCAGCGCATCTCGACGACGCCGCCGCGCCACAATCACTGA
- a CDS encoding ATP-binding protein — MNSLRTRIAALLIAAIVSVVVLATFTATRVMHPPLPEATIDVVARQIHMTLGLLGYGPAERPMLQPEPAKGELDEKLTNFLRHSLARTGQPLDVLVTQESKQVAPTASVPIEGQGWLLVHVPDMRPPSGQWKMLSLWLSLIGLGSAAIAIHAAQRLTRPLQMIEDAVDKIGPDGTLRPVPETGSGEVRAAARALNRLSRQLGQSMESRMRLVAAAGHDLRTPMTRMRLRAEFIEDDEERAKWLSDLEELDMIADSAIRLVREEVGADDSEPVRLDRMLGEIVSELHGLGQKVQLADLPRIEVAAGPIALKRALRNLITNGATHGQGAQVSMVCEDGHAVVRIVDSGPGVPAELLSQVFEPFFRVDQARRKSVPGAGLGLAIAREIIERYSGTITIRNRDPHGLEQICSIPCTFPNQDRH, encoded by the coding sequence ATGAATTCGCTCAGAACCAGAATTGCCGCCCTGCTCATCGCCGCGATCGTGTCGGTGGTCGTTCTGGCAACCTTCACGGCGACGCGCGTCATGCACCCGCCGCTGCCCGAGGCAACGATCGATGTCGTGGCCCGTCAGATCCACATGACGCTTGGCTTGCTGGGCTATGGCCCGGCGGAACGGCCGATGCTGCAGCCCGAACCGGCAAAGGGCGAACTGGACGAAAAGCTCACCAATTTTCTGCGGCATTCGCTTGCGCGGACGGGCCAGCCTCTGGACGTCCTGGTGACCCAGGAATCAAAACAGGTCGCTCCGACTGCGTCCGTTCCGATCGAAGGACAGGGATGGCTGCTGGTCCATGTCCCGGACATGCGGCCCCCTTCCGGTCAGTGGAAGATGCTCAGCCTTTGGTTGTCACTCATCGGGCTGGGCAGTGCAGCCATCGCGATCCATGCGGCGCAAAGGCTGACCCGCCCGCTGCAGATGATCGAGGACGCGGTGGACAAGATCGGACCGGACGGAACGCTGCGGCCCGTCCCCGAAACCGGCTCGGGCGAGGTTCGCGCCGCGGCACGCGCACTGAATCGCCTGTCGCGCCAACTCGGCCAGTCGATGGAAAGCCGGATGCGCCTGGTTGCCGCGGCAGGGCACGATCTGCGCACGCCGATGACTCGGATGCGCCTGCGCGCCGAGTTCATCGAAGATGACGAAGAGCGTGCGAAATGGCTTTCGGATCTCGAGGAACTCGACATGATCGCGGATAGCGCGATCCGACTGGTCCGCGAAGAGGTCGGGGCCGATGACAGCGAGCCGGTTCGGCTGGACCGGATGCTGGGCGAGATCGTCTCGGAACTGCACGGGCTTGGCCAGAAGGTTCAGCTGGCGGATCTGCCGCGGATCGAGGTGGCGGCCGGTCCGATTGCGCTTAAGCGTGCCCTGCGCAACCTGATCACCAATGGGGCAACTCATGGTCAGGGCGCACAGGTTTCAATGGTTTGCGAGGACGGCCACGCAGTCGTGCGGATTGTCGACAGCGGGCCGGGCGTTCCGGCCGAACTGCTTTCGCAGGTGTTCGAGCCGTTCTTCCGCGTCGACCAGGCGCGGCGCAAATCGGTTCCGGGTGCGGGCCTGGGCTTAGCCATCGCGCGTGAGATCATCGAACGCTATAGCGGTACCATCACGATCCGGAACCGCGATCCTCACGGCCTCGAACAGATTTGTTCGATACCATGCACTTTCCCCAACCAAGACCGGCACTAA
- a CDS encoding response regulator transcription factor, which yields MKHILIVDDDPEIRNLLRRYLEGQGFRVSMAADRRECEARVADSRPDLIVLDVMLPDGSGLDICRSLHEHRPDLRIILLTALKEDVDRIVGLELGADDYLGKPFNPRELVARIKAVLRRAGSDEMPAPEARIYGFAGFEVDPGQRRVLAFDGTEIDLTGAEFDLLHVFLERPGRLLSRDQLLDLTQGRDRDPLDRSIDVLMSRLRRKLAEKNTEAIFRTVRNGGYQLSVPVTVGTGPA from the coding sequence ATGAAGCACATCCTGATCGTCGATGACGACCCCGAGATCCGAAATCTTTTGCGCCGCTATCTTGAGGGTCAGGGCTTTCGCGTATCCATGGCTGCGGACCGGCGCGAATGCGAGGCGCGTGTCGCGGATTCGCGTCCTGACCTGATCGTGCTCGACGTGATGCTGCCCGATGGGTCGGGGCTCGACATCTGCCGCAGCCTGCACGAGCACCGCCCCGACTTGCGGATCATCCTTCTGACAGCACTGAAGGAAGACGTCGATCGCATCGTCGGCCTTGAGCTTGGCGCAGATGACTATCTGGGCAAGCCCTTCAACCCCCGCGAACTTGTCGCACGGATCAAGGCCGTGCTCCGCCGGGCCGGGTCCGACGAAATGCCAGCCCCCGAGGCACGCATCTATGGCTTTGCCGGTTTCGAGGTCGATCCGGGTCAGCGACGGGTGCTGGCCTTTGACGGCACCGAGATCGATCTGACGGGGGCCGAATTCGACCTGCTTCATGTCTTTCTGGAACGTCCGGGGCGTCTGCTGTCGCGAGACCAGCTGCTGGACCTGACCCAAGGGCGTGACCGGGATCCGCTGGACCGCTCGATCGACGTGCTCATGAGCCGCCTGCGCCGCAAGCTCGCCGAAAAGAACACGGAGGCGATCTTTCGAACGGTCCGGAACGGTGGCTACCAGCTTTCGGTCCCGGTGACGGTCGGGACCGGGCCAGCATGA